The following coding sequences are from one Triticum aestivum cultivar Chinese Spring chromosome 5A, IWGSC CS RefSeq v2.1, whole genome shotgun sequence window:
- the LOC123104278 gene encoding uncharacterized protein isoform X1, producing MMSPEQDPRRRQIQGRHVSVGSVAKLKRSQVDVSQTGKRLTYSGSSLPEDIWRHICSFLPLKDAARAASVSHSFKRFWRCRPNLTFSKKTMGYKKNARRRRITTRDYNSRVDHILRNHLGTGVKTLRLKLYGIYNANTRNCLDSWLQIAVKPGIEELSLILSNIDHLSNEAIYEFPCSLLSNGSENTIRELDLLGCAFRPTVGIGCTGSLTSLCLSCVNIESDELGFLLSNSLALERLELNDCSEIFSIKIPSLLQRLSYVMVSGCSMLQVIESEAPNISSFHFFHDDDVFHDDDVDQQVQLFLGESLQMKEIFISHSCVLHYALVVLTSSMPNLETLTMHSYYEMVSTPTLASKFLHLKYLNISVFGWKFASAPRYADYDLFLLVSCLDASPCLETFNLDVPMRRREHDSIFEDPPSQLGRIPGQCYANLRHVKITKFRSTKLLVKLTCHILDSTPSLECLTLDITDGGPTCSEIDRCFVGKETFMEAPKALAAIQTYVEGKVPSTAKLNVVEPCSRCPAL from the exons ATGATGTCGCCGGAGCAGGATCCTCGTCGCCGGCAAATCCAAGGCCGCC ATGTATCAGTTGGTTCAGTTGCTAAACTAAAGCGCTCGCAAGTGGATGTTTCTCAAACTGGCAAAAGATTAACATATTCAGGCTCAAGCCTTccggag GATATCTGGCGTCATATATGCTCCTTTTTGCCACTGAAAGATGCTGCGCGTGCTGCGAGCGTGTCTCACTCCTTTAAACGTTTCTGGAGGTGCCGGCCCAACCTCACCTTCAGTAAGAAAACAATGGGCTACAAGAAAAATGCACGTAggcggagaataacaacaagaGATTACAACAGCAGAGTTGACCATATTCTGAGAAACCACTTAGGCACTGGTGTGAAGACACTCAGGCTTAAATTGTATGGTATTTACAATGCCAACACTAGAAATTGTCTTGATAGTTGGCTCCAGATTGCTGTTAAACCAGGCATAGAAGAACTCAGCCTCATACTTTCAAATATCGACCATTTATCAAACGAAGCAATCTACGAGTTTCCATGCTCACTTTTATCTAATGGCAGTGAAAACACCATTCGTGAGCTAGACCTTTTAGGTTGCGCCTTCCGCCCCACGGTAGGAATCGGTTGCACGGGAAGCCTGACGAGTCTATGTCTGTCTTGTGTGAATATTGAGAGTGATGAGTTGGGGTTCCTTCTTTCCAATTCTCTGGCTTTGGAGCGATTGGAACTCAATGATTGCAGTGAGATATTTTCTATAAAGATACCTTCCCTGCTGCAGCGCCTCAGCTACGTGATGGTGTCCGGTTGTTCCATGCTGCAAGTGATTGAAAGCGAGGCTCCAAATATCTCCAGTTTTCACTTTTTCCATGATGATGATGTTTTTCATGATGACGATGTCGATCAACAAGTACAGCTATTTCTTGGAGAATCACTGCAGATGAAGGAAATCTTCATATCACATTCCTGCGTTCTTCATTATGCTCTCGTCGTGCTCACATCCAGTATGCCGAATCTTGAAACTCTTACTATGCATTCGTATTACGAG ATGGTCAGTACACCAACGCTAGCAAGCAAATTCCTCCACCTCAAGTATTTGAATATTTCTGTATTTGGATGGAAGTTTGCCTCGGCACCTCGGTATGCGGACTATGATCTTTTCTTGCTGGTTTCTTGTCTCGACGCATCTCCTTGCTTGGAGACTTTTAACCTAGAT GTACCAATGAGACGCCGGGAGCATGACTCAATTTTTGAAGACCCCCCCTCACAATTGGGGCGGATTCCAGGACAATGCTATGCCAATCTTAGGCATGTGAAGATCACTAAATTCCGCTCCACAAAGTTATTGGTTAAGCTCACATGTCATATTCTTGACAGCACACCCTCGCTCGAGTGCCTCACACTGGACATAACTGATGGTGGGCCGACTTGTTCCGAGATTGACAGATGCTTTGTGGGTAAAGAAACTTTTATGGAAGCCCCTAAAGCGCTTGCGGCTATCCAGACTTACGTCGAGGGAAAAGTTCCCTCCACGGCTAAGTTGAATGTCGTGGAGCCTTGCAGCCGATGCCCTGCCCTTTGA
- the LOC123104278 gene encoding uncharacterized protein isoform X2, whose product MGYKKNARRRRITTRDYNSRVDHILRNHLGTGVKTLRLKLYGIYNANTRNCLDSWLQIAVKPGIEELSLILSNIDHLSNEAIYEFPCSLLSNGSENTIRELDLLGCAFRPTVGIGCTGSLTSLCLSCVNIESDELGFLLSNSLALERLELNDCSEIFSIKIPSLLQRLSYVMVSGCSMLQVIESEAPNISSFHFFHDDDVFHDDDVDQQVQLFLGESLQMKEIFISHSCVLHYALVVLTSSMPNLETLTMHSYYEMVSTPTLASKFLHLKYLNISVFGWKFASAPRYADYDLFLLVSCLDASPCLETFNLDVPMRRREHDSIFEDPPSQLGRIPGQCYANLRHVKITKFRSTKLLVKLTCHILDSTPSLECLTLDITDGGPTCSEIDRCFVGKETFMEAPKALAAIQTYVEGKVPSTAKLNVVEPCSRCPAL is encoded by the exons ATGGGCTACAAGAAAAATGCACGTAggcggagaataacaacaagaGATTACAACAGCAGAGTTGACCATATTCTGAGAAACCACTTAGGCACTGGTGTGAAGACACTCAGGCTTAAATTGTATGGTATTTACAATGCCAACACTAGAAATTGTCTTGATAGTTGGCTCCAGATTGCTGTTAAACCAGGCATAGAAGAACTCAGCCTCATACTTTCAAATATCGACCATTTATCAAACGAAGCAATCTACGAGTTTCCATGCTCACTTTTATCTAATGGCAGTGAAAACACCATTCGTGAGCTAGACCTTTTAGGTTGCGCCTTCCGCCCCACGGTAGGAATCGGTTGCACGGGAAGCCTGACGAGTCTATGTCTGTCTTGTGTGAATATTGAGAGTGATGAGTTGGGGTTCCTTCTTTCCAATTCTCTGGCTTTGGAGCGATTGGAACTCAATGATTGCAGTGAGATATTTTCTATAAAGATACCTTCCCTGCTGCAGCGCCTCAGCTACGTGATGGTGTCCGGTTGTTCCATGCTGCAAGTGATTGAAAGCGAGGCTCCAAATATCTCCAGTTTTCACTTTTTCCATGATGATGATGTTTTTCATGATGACGATGTCGATCAACAAGTACAGCTATTTCTTGGAGAATCACTGCAGATGAAGGAAATCTTCATATCACATTCCTGCGTTCTTCATTATGCTCTCGTCGTGCTCACATCCAGTATGCCGAATCTTGAAACTCTTACTATGCATTCGTATTACGAG ATGGTCAGTACACCAACGCTAGCAAGCAAATTCCTCCACCTCAAGTATTTGAATATTTCTGTATTTGGATGGAAGTTTGCCTCGGCACCTCGGTATGCGGACTATGATCTTTTCTTGCTGGTTTCTTGTCTCGACGCATCTCCTTGCTTGGAGACTTTTAACCTAGAT GTACCAATGAGACGCCGGGAGCATGACTCAATTTTTGAAGACCCCCCCTCACAATTGGGGCGGATTCCAGGACAATGCTATGCCAATCTTAGGCATGTGAAGATCACTAAATTCCGCTCCACAAAGTTATTGGTTAAGCTCACATGTCATATTCTTGACAGCACACCCTCGCTCGAGTGCCTCACACTGGACATAACTGATGGTGGGCCGACTTGTTCCGAGATTGACAGATGCTTTGTGGGTAAAGAAACTTTTATGGAAGCCCCTAAAGCGCTTGCGGCTATCCAGACTTACGTCGAGGGAAAAGTTCCCTCCACGGCTAAGTTGAATGTCGTGGAGCCTTGCAGCCGATGCCCTGCCCTTTGA